A single region of the Brassica rapa cultivar Chiifu-401-42 chromosome A03, CAAS_Brap_v3.01, whole genome shotgun sequence genome encodes:
- the LOC103859669 gene encoding protein IQ-DOMAIN 14 produces the protein MGRASRWFKGIFGMKKRKEKESGVPGDGGGETGRSHIYGKTFQADSVWLRTYLAETDIEQNKHAIAVAAATAAAADAAVAAAQAAVAVVRLTSNGRGGGYSGTTMERWAAVKIQTIFKGYLARKALRALKGLVKLQALVRGYLVRKCAAETFHSMQALIRAQTSVRSQRINRNNILHPRHSLEKSDDSRSDIHSKRISVSVEKHSNNNTYNETSPKIVEIDTYKTKSRSRRLNVDVSEHEDDIEWSFPGDKCKFPTAQNTPRFYSSAVNNHHYYYTPPSPAKSVCRDPYFRPSHPGLMSPSYMANTQSFKAKVRSHSAPRQRPDKKKLSLEEIMAARSSVSGVRMAQPQQEKRSSCSYDRQFPQERVDFRYYN, from the exons ATGGGCAGAGCATCGAGATGGTTTAAAGGCATTTTCGGCatgaaaaagagaaaagagaaagagagcgGAGTTCCCGGCGACGGAGGAGGAGAAACCGGTAGGTCCCACATTTACGGAAAAACATTCCAAGCAGACTCTGTCTGGCTCAGAACCTACTTGGCAGAAACAGATATAGAACAGAACAAACACGCTATTGCGGTTGCTGCCGCCACTGCCGCAGCCGCAGACGCAGCAGTTGCAGCGGCTCAAGCTGCCGTCGCGGTTGTCAGGCTAACAAGTAATGGAAGAGGGGGAGGATATTCCGGGACCACAATGGAACGGTGGGCCGCCGTTAAAATTCAAACAATCTTCAAGGGCTATTTG GCGAGGAAAGCATTAAGAGCGTTGAAAGGTCTAGTGAAGCTACAAGCTTTGGTGAGAGGATACTTGGTCCGCAAATGCGCCGCTGAAACGTTTCATAGCATGCAAGCTCTCATCAGAGCACAAACTAGCGTTCGGTCTCAACGCATCAACCGCAACAACATATTACATCCTAGACATTCTCTT GAGAAATCTGATGATTCGAGAAGCGATATCCATAGCAAGAGAATATCAGTCTCTGTCGAGAAACATAGCAACAACAACACGTACAATGAGACCAGTCCCAAGATTGTTGAGATTGACACTTACAAGACAAAGTCAAGATCGAGGAGACTGAACGTTGATGTATCTGAACATGAAGATGATATTGAGTGGAGTTTTCCAGGAGATAAATGTAAGTTTCCTACGGCGCAAAACACGCCGAGATTCTATTCGTCAGCAGTGAATAATCATCACTACTACTACACACCACCTTCGCCAGCAAAGAGCGTTTGTAGAGACCCTTATTTTAGACcaagtcatcctggtttgatgtcACCGAGCTATATGGCTAATACGCAGTCGTTTAAGGCCAAGGTGCGTTCCCATAGTGCGCCGAGACAGCGTCCTGATAAAAAGAAGTTGTCGCTTGAAGAGATTATGGCGGCTAGAAGTAGCGTTAGCGGCGTGAGGATGGCCCAACCACAGCAAGAAAAACGCTCTTCTTGTTCTTATGATCGTCAGTTTCCTCAAGAACGGGTGGATTTTAGATACTATAATTAG